The following coding sequences lie in one Bordetella genomosp. 9 genomic window:
- the pstB gene encoding phosphate ABC transporter ATP-binding protein PstB, whose protein sequence is MEKPAPTSKIEVKNLNFYYGKFHAIRNVNMSIREKKVTAFIGPSGCGKSTLLRTFNRMFELYPGQRAEGEILLDGENLLTTKTDISLIRAKVGMVFQKPTPFPMSIYDNIAFGVRLFERLSKGEMDERVEWALTKAALWNEVKDKIHQSGNSLSGGQQQRLCIARGVAIKPEVLLLDEPCSALDPISTAKIEELIAELKNEYTVVIVTHNMQQAARCSDYTAYMYLGELMEFGETDQIFVKPKRKETEDYITGRFG, encoded by the coding sequence ATGGAAAAACCCGCACCGACCTCGAAGATCGAGGTCAAGAATCTGAACTTCTACTACGGCAAGTTCCACGCGATCCGCAACGTCAACATGTCGATCCGCGAGAAGAAGGTCACCGCCTTCATCGGACCGTCGGGTTGCGGCAAGTCGACCTTGCTGCGCACCTTCAATCGCATGTTCGAGCTGTATCCCGGCCAGCGCGCCGAAGGCGAAATTCTGCTGGACGGCGAGAATCTGCTGACCACCAAGACCGATATTTCGTTGATCCGCGCCAAGGTCGGCATGGTGTTCCAGAAGCCCACGCCGTTTCCCATGAGCATCTACGACAACATCGCCTTCGGCGTGCGTCTGTTCGAGCGCCTGAGCAAGGGCGAGATGGACGAGCGCGTGGAATGGGCGTTGACCAAAGCCGCCCTGTGGAACGAGGTCAAGGACAAGATCCATCAAAGCGGCAACAGCCTGTCCGGCGGTCAGCAGCAGCGCCTGTGCATCGCCCGCGGCGTGGCGATCAAGCCGGAAGTGCTGCTGCTGGACGAACCCTGCTCGGCGCTGGATCCGATCTCCACCGCGAAGATCGAGGAGCTGATCGCCGAGCTGAAGAACGAGTACACCGTTGTCATCGTGACCCACAACATGCAGCAGGCGGCGCGTTGCTCGGACTACACGGCGTACATGTATCTGGGCGAACTGATGGAATTCGGCGAGACCGACCAGATCTTCGTGAAGCCGAAGCGTAAGGAAACGGAAGACTACATCACCGGGCGGTTTGGCTGA
- the pstA gene encoding phosphate ABC transporter permease PstA: MAVSAINMQNGIYRRRRAVNKIMLTLSMAALVFGLFWLFWIIITLLIKSGGALTFSLFTEITPPPGQAGGLINAIMGSLLMVAVGTLIGTPVGILAGTYLSEYGRSGWLAPATRFLNDVLLSAPSIIIGLFIYAVYVAQVGHYSGWAGSLALAILVIPVVVRTTDNMLLLVPNGLREATAALGCPKWRMITMVCYRAARSGIMTGILLAIARISGETAPLLFTALSNQFMSWNMNAPMSNLPVVIYQYAASPFKEWNNLAWAGAGLITLVVLGINILARNMFKR; this comes from the coding sequence ATGGCCGTATCCGCCATCAATATGCAGAACGGAATCTACCGGCGCCGCCGGGCCGTCAACAAGATCATGCTGACCTTGTCCATGGCCGCACTGGTGTTCGGACTTTTCTGGCTGTTTTGGATCATCATCACGCTCCTGATAAAGAGCGGGGGCGCGCTGACGTTCTCACTGTTCACGGAGATCACGCCGCCGCCGGGGCAGGCAGGCGGGCTCATCAACGCCATCATGGGCAGCCTGCTCATGGTCGCGGTGGGCACGCTCATCGGCACGCCGGTCGGCATTCTGGCCGGTACGTACCTGTCCGAATACGGCCGCTCGGGATGGCTGGCGCCCGCGACGCGCTTCCTGAACGACGTGCTGCTGTCCGCGCCGTCGATCATCATCGGCCTGTTCATCTATGCCGTGTACGTCGCGCAGGTGGGGCACTATTCCGGCTGGGCCGGCTCGCTCGCCCTTGCCATCCTGGTCATTCCCGTGGTCGTGCGCACCACCGACAACATGCTGCTGCTGGTGCCCAACGGGCTGCGCGAGGCAACCGCCGCACTGGGTTGCCCCAAATGGCGCATGATCACCATGGTGTGCTACCGCGCGGCGCGTTCCGGGATCATGACGGGCATCCTGCTGGCCATCGCCCGTATTTCCGGCGAGACCGCGCCGCTGCTGTTCACCGCGCTGTCCAACCAGTTCATGTCGTGGAATATGAACGCGCCGATGTCCAACCTGCCCGTGGTGATTTATCAATACGCCGCCAGCCCGTTCAAGGAATGGAACAACCTGGCCTGGGCGGGGGCGGGGCTGATCACACTGGTGGTGTTGGGGATCAATATTCTGGCGCGGAACATGTTCAAGAGGTAG
- the pstC gene encoding phosphate ABC transporter permease subunit PstC yields MSAVVDNNVPLSSKATNSAAYGTPSPMKQNHNALMDALFKNLTRLFAFLVFILLAAILVSLIYGSRETLAQYGLSFLWTNDWDPVKRNFGAVVPIVGTLATSIIALIIAVPVSFGIAMFLTELSPTWLRRPLGTAIEMLAAIPSIIYGMWGLFVFVPVFQQYIQPTLIDVLSGIPLIGGWFSGPPFGIGIFTAGLILSIMVIPFITAVMRDVFELVPPMLKESAYGLGSTTWEVMWRVVLPFTKSGVIGGIMLGLGRALGETMAVTFVIGNSFSLSGSLFSPGNSIASALANEFNEAGGLQKSALLELGLVLFIITTIVLALSKLLLARLAQHEGTKS; encoded by the coding sequence ATGAGCGCGGTAGTGGATAATAATGTGCCGCTTTCGTCCAAAGCGACGAATTCCGCAGCCTACGGCACACCTTCCCCAATGAAGCAGAATCACAACGCGCTGATGGATGCGCTGTTCAAGAACCTGACGCGTCTGTTCGCATTCCTGGTATTCATCCTGCTGGCCGCCATACTGGTTTCGCTGATCTACGGCAGCCGCGAAACCCTGGCCCAGTACGGTCTTTCCTTCCTGTGGACCAACGACTGGGACCCGGTCAAGCGCAATTTCGGCGCAGTCGTTCCCATCGTCGGTACGCTGGCGACTTCGATCATCGCCCTGATCATCGCGGTGCCCGTGTCCTTCGGTATCGCCATGTTCCTGACCGAGCTGTCGCCCACCTGGCTGCGCCGGCCCCTGGGCACCGCCATCGAGATGCTGGCGGCGATTCCGTCCATCATCTACGGCATGTGGGGGCTGTTCGTCTTCGTGCCGGTCTTCCAGCAGTACATCCAGCCCACGCTGATCGACGTGCTGAGCGGCATTCCGCTGATCGGCGGCTGGTTCTCCGGCCCGCCCTTCGGCATCGGCATCTTCACTGCCGGCCTGATTCTGTCGATCATGGTCATTCCATTCATCACGGCCGTCATGCGCGACGTGTTCGAGCTGGTGCCGCCCATGCTGAAGGAGTCCGCCTACGGCCTGGGCAGCACCACGTGGGAGGTCATGTGGCGCGTCGTCCTGCCCTTCACCAAGTCGGGCGTGATCGGCGGCATCATGCTGGGCCTGGGCCGCGCGCTGGGCGAGACCATGGCCGTGACCTTCGTCATCGGCAACTCGTTTTCGCTCAGCGGCTCGCTGTTCTCGCCGGGCAACTCGATCGCTTCCGCGCTGGCCAACGAGTTCAACGAAGCAGGGGGCCTGCAGAAATCGGCGCTGCTCGAACTGGGCCTGGTGCTGTTCATCATCACGACCATCGTACTCGCCTTGTCCAAGCTGCTGCTGGCACGCCTGGCGCAGCATGAAGGCACGAAGAGCTGA